TTAGCCCTGGCGAATTTATCTATATGCAGTTTCTCTCGGGTCAAAAACTTTTGCCCCGCGCAGCGCAGCTCGTGGTAACTGCTCAGCGGAGCGAGGTTTTTTTACATACTTATCTCTGTAAATCGcgcattttttagtttttagggttccgtacccaaagggtaaaaacgggaccctaatattactaagacttcgatgtctgtctgtccgtctgttaccaggctgtatctcatgaaccgtgatagctagacagttaaaattttcacagatgtatttctgttgccgctataacaacaaatgctaaaaacagaataaaataaatatttaagtgaggctcccatacaacaaacgtgatttatttgccgtttttttgcgtaatggtacggaaccctttatgcgcgagtctgactcgcactatgccggtttttatatgttttccgagcaaagctcggtctcccagatattgtaatattgtaatGTGTAAAATGCTTTAGCGAATGAAACGTATTTATTTACTGGAATAACACACACTTGTACCTAAAGTACTTAATAGAGATAacaattctaaattaattttacaagtgggcaaagtttttgtttaacctctcgtgctaatattgacacccgagcaagtgaaagattccaaaattgaaccaagaGCGTAGAGAGttgttcgaaaaatggaatcttgagcgttgcgagggtttaaagttgaagggttaaacaaattttgccaccgacacgcgtggctcactccgcgatttcgtcgcgtcgctacaagtacacgcggcccacaccaattttggcgtctagccatagtggttgccgcgcaccgctacggaacggacgcctgctcgcgcttgcgccacctagcgccatctgtcgtaatagacgcgttttgttagagagtgaatcttacttctcactattattttatctttcactcactattatttttataatagtgagtgaaaccgtactgatctaaatattttgaaatatgtctcacgatagtgaATCTTCTgcaaagcctgaccagtaatatatgatcattgtcaagagggcgctgttattctcatatagggtgacagttcagtatagtatgaaaatattagttccggtgaaattccgcaacattgCGCGTGAtaatatattcctggtcaggctttacctagtactattatttattctgtgccaccgagtgaaatacAGAAATGTTCACTTTAGTGAGTTAGTCCTGCCCCGAgtgaaataaactatgttagtcttaccccaccttacctgaaactgaaatagattttaaataaatattataggtgattcttacacagattgactaagtcccgcggtaagcccaaggaggcttgtgttatggttACTCAGACCATATCtgagtataatatataaatacttaaatacacagaaaacacccatgacttggGAACAAATGTCtgtgtgctcatcacacaaataaatgccggattcgaacccaggaccatcggcttcacaggcagggtcactacccactaggccagaccggtcgtcaaaaacgAAAGAAAAAGCCGACTAAGCCCGGTGccgaggccggaatcgaaccgCCGCGGCGTCTTCAGTTTACGCGACTAACGCCTTGACCACTAGACCATCCGGCCAGCGaagggctttgtcactttttagggttccgtacccaaagggtaaaaacgggaccctattactaagactccgctgtccgtccgtctgtctgtctgtcaccaggctgtatctcatgaaccgagatagctagacagttgaaattttcacagatgatgtatttctgttgccgctataacaacaaatagtaaaaacagaataatataaatatttaaatggggctcccatacaacaagcgtgatttttttactgtttttttccgtaatggcacggaacccttcgtgcgcgattccgactcgcacttggccggtttattctttagtatatgacatccatttcagtttataagatCCCGAAAAATAGAGAAAAGGACTCCTCTTCCGAAATTGGGTACAAAGTGTCAATTAGCTCGTCACATGTTGCCATGGTAACGTTCTCGTGGGGGTCACCCTTAAAACCCCGgttttatcgtatttatatttaacaaacatacatttttGTGGTAGTTATAAGGTCTTTCCACTATAGGTCATCTATTAAGCATGTTAATTAGATCGTTATACAAAAATCCTGAAAACTTTGCTACTATTGATTGTCCCCTGACCGATGGAacagaataacaacaagaaatagatGATCCACcctaataccaaagaggatataataggatagagcggtactgtcatagtaaattttgtaaccacagtaaattcactgccatctattgatacaatttaaaactaaaaatgaagatttataaaaatacgataaaatgtatttaaatacggaatttttttttttatttgcattaattatttttttaatacagttgctcaaaaagtgctactttacgtagctgtttagcgtgcggaaagttggtattcgcttcgcgaactagtgctttttacttttccaatttttgaaattaatacttgttttaattcatgactacttattgatgagtgttaatattagtttcctttaaacgtcgtaaccaacataaaaacctactgttaatgtaagaatacgaaaaatatacatatttcatattttattacttacctctttatcattataacacgtttattttttaatattgaaaattgaaaaaccgttcttaataagttgtctgtatGGAACAGAATAGCtctggaaggtagaggtaggaatagctgccgaaacgcctgtcaaagaagaagcgttttttcttactgtttccaaaggcaacatgcgatattgtttttattccttacttgttgtttttcttatttgtgccgttttcaaccaaaagggtagttaatgtcggttgtcaataagacgtTGGTTCTtcccataaagcttcaatttgaaatcaaccttatcgacaaccgacaatgtggtaccttttagttgaaaacgtcacattttatcgcaactgtattaaaaaacgtcgttcgatacacgtgcggaaatgtcattcttcactcgtcccgagtcttgccactcgcctacggctcttggcaagatatctcggtactcgtaatgacatactttcgcactagcatcgaaatgtactattatgattttgacccatgttctttcactgatatgcgttgaaattgtttaataacaaacgaaactgtcaacgccctctatacgagagtagcccaaaggtagtagcgccatctgatcgagaatcaaattttcgtgatttccgaggcacgttttttccttagactgtatccgtctattacggaggtatatctatctttgctaatactaATTTTGCCTTCCAGGCTTCATGTACATCCGCTACACGCAACCCCCGGCCGACCTATTCGACTGGTTCGCCGAGTACCTTGACGACGAGGAGGAGATTGACCCTCGCGCCGGCGGTGGCGGTACCACGACCATAGGGGCCCTGGTCAGACAAATGTTGATCAAACTTGACTGGTTTAACACGCTTTTCCCGAGGATACCAGTGTCTATACAGAAGCAGATGGAGCTCAAGTAAGTTTATGTTCTTTCAAGGTCGGTACCACGACCATAGGGGCCCTGGTCAGACAAATGTTGATCAAACTTGACTGGTTTAACACGCTTTTCCCGAGGATACCAGTGTCTATACAGAAGCAGATGGAGCTCAAGTAAGTTTATGTTCTTTCAAGGTCGGTACCACGACCATAGGGGCCCTGGTCAGACAGATGCTGATCAAACTTGACTGGTTTAACACGCTTTTCCCGAGGATACCAGTGTCTATACAGAAGCAGATGGAGCTCAAGTAAGTTTATGTTCTTTCAAGGTCGGTACCACGACCATAGGGGCCCTGGTCAGACAAATGTTGATCAAACTTGACTGGTTTAACACGCTTTTCCCGAGGATACCAGTGTCTATACAGAAGCAGATGGAGCTCAAGTAAGTTTATGTTCTTTCAAGGTCGGTACCACGACCATAGGGGCCCTGGTCAGACAAATGTTGATCAAACTTGACTGGTTTAACACGCTTTTCCCGAGGATACCAGTGTCTATACAGAAGCAGATGGAGCTCAAGTAAGTTTATGTTCTTTCAAGGTCGGTACCACGACCATAGGGGCCCTGGTCAGACAAATGTTGATCAAACTTGACTGGTTTAACACGCTTTTCCCGAGGATACCAGTGTCTATACAGAAGCAGATGGAGCTCAAGTAAGTATGTTCTTTCAAGGTCGGTACCACGACCATAGGGGCCCTGGTCAGACAAATGTTGATCAAACATGATTGTAACACGCTTTTCCTAAGGATACTAGTGTCCATACAGAAGCAGATAGCTCGAGTAAGTTTATGTTCTTTCAAGGTCGGTACCACGACCATAGGGGCATTGGTCAGACAaagagggctatcgtttttttgctcaccagttggcgcctctatTGATTCGAAATGTCTaatgtgacaagtgacattagacatttcgaactttgcgaagaccaccatctacactagcgcccctagcggcgaattcatacgcgttagccctcaatGCTTATCAAGCTTGACTGTAATGTCACGCTTTTCCCAAGGATACCAGTTCAAGTAAGTTTATGTTTTTTCAAGGTCGTTACCACGACCATAGGGGCCCTGGTCAGACATATGCTCATCAAACTTGCTGTGCGTGTACGAACTTGTTCGGTGCGCCGTCTCATAGGGAACGCCATTCAACACAACATCATCACTGCAACGTTGCCGCTCCGCTCTGTGCATGCGTGCATGCAGCCGGTTTGTCCCGTCGGAGCTGCAATGACGACACACGCGCATGCCCACGTCACCCAAGCGGTGTGTCGTTTCTTATGGGGTTTCTTAAATTACAACGCAGCGGAACACAACCGGTGTGGCCTGGCCTTAAAGCTAAAATGGGAAAAAGGCATGTGAATCGTCTTGAATATTCTattctctgttttttttttaagcctactaagtatcccactgctgggcaaaggcctctccccttgatttccacgactcccgatttggtgtttccaccggccagttgttcaggaagttgtccaggtcatcccgccatctccgtttgggcctgccccgtccacgcccctctaccggcatccacgtggtggctaagctagcccacctctccggatgcatgcggtggacttgaccggcccagtcccatttgagcctagcggttttctcgcctacgtCAGCGATGCCGGTTTTTGAGCGCAGTTTATAATAAAGAAAGAAATTTACGCAGGTTAGGAGAACACAACAGGAACACAGCGCCAGCCAAGCCGGTGGCGCGGGCCTACAACCCGGGCAGGGCGGAGCCCGACCGGCGCGACCACGACGACCGCGACCGCCGGGATTACGGCGACGACAGGTAGCATTATAATCCGTCACTTAATTAAGATATAAAGGACCACAACCACACACATTAATCTATCCGATGGGTAAAAGTCGCACAATGTTTAAAGACATGTTTTGActtctaatttaaaaaactaCTTCCGGTCGCTGTGAGGTGTTGTAAAGGATTCTTTGAAATTCGACATTATGGACGGTATATAATATCCATGTTCGATGTTTGCGAATGCAAAGTTATCTTGGTCAGACTCGTAACCCATATACAAACGAGacagaaaatgagcaatttatcgcacGAAATtggaaatttaattttttttttattattcccatatagaataataaaaaaatacctgtttcgaaaaaaaaaactttttttaaactttcaaatacgagaaaataacggtaccattagattccttacattttatttaaaaaaatattgtactgcaacaatatacataaacgcaacatttcaccgacaaaatcgcaatttccttgttttccatacatcggaacggcttctaagcaaagtgacacagtgacgtcacgatgtgttgccattttgttagagcgtttcgtgatgtttattataatgtctggttaatacaatttaattaagcAATTagcattgttcattttttttaaccccccatttttattttattttctgaaaatataggTTCATTTAAGATACCAATTTGAATGATTTAGTAATTCATGGCTCGGttgaatattattaatattaaaactgtTATTAATATTACAAGGCCATATTATTTGCCAGtgattacttaattatttaataccgaaaaaaaatatatatctcgTATTCGTATTCTTAAAGACATGTCCTCAAATAGGGACAGCGGGCGTAAATGGGTTAATTAACTAAATCTGCATTTTACTCTTACAGATCAAAAGAGAGACAACGAGAGCCTCCAAAGCGCGACGACAGATCGCGAGAACACGACCGCACGCGCGACCGCGATCGGGAGCGGGACCGTGACCGCGACCGCGACCGGCGCGACCGCGACAGGGAGCGCGACCGCCGCGACAGGGACCGGGACCGCAGAGACCGTGACCGCCACAGGTCGCGGTCGCGCGACCGCAGATATAGATAACGTGTAAAGAATAAAGAGTAATTGATAATGTTTTAGGTGATGTTTTACTAGCTCAACCTCATACCCTATCCCACTATACCTCTCGCGTCAAATGATTGTCCaaatgacagttcattttttagggtttcttacccaaagggtaaaaactggaccctattactaaagccgcattcacatttgtctgtcgtgttgtgttgtgacgaGTCCAAGACGAGTCACGTATCGGTTTcgtaagggccctccacactcgtgcaagccgcaaacgcgagtgtggagtctagttcgctaattcgcgaaatcgactccacactcatgttcgcagcttcgcgccgcgtagtctggagcgggctatagATTTCATATGGTTGCGTTTACATTTGTCTGATGCTCCtcgtgagtattatattctttggtctGATGCCTGATGCATCAGaaaaatgtgaacgcaaccatattaaatgtatgaaacccaTACCCGTCACAACAAagcagaggggctaccgcgaaaaccgaaattcgcaaattgcggggatctttctctgttactccaatgaaggcgtaattagagtgacagaaaaatgcccgcaatttgcgaacttcgattttcgcggttatagacCAGGACATACAAATGTGAATGCAgcttaagactccgctgtccgtccgtctgtcaccaggctgtatcttatgaaccgtgatagctagacatttgcagttttcacagatgatgtatttctgttgccgctataacaacaaatactaaaaacggaataaaataaatatttaagtggggctcccatacaacaagcgatttttttttcccgttttttgcgtaatggtacggaacggaacccttcgtgcgcgagtccgactcgcacttggccggttttaatatGGAATATCTGTCTCGTAAAATGTATCAGACACTTTGGAAGTGTAGCACATTCATTTatatagaaatgtaacatttgtaGAATAAGTGTAATagcgtaacacaccatcgcaccgcaccaaggtcattgtgctccgtgaccttggtgcggtgcgatagtGTGTTACGACTATAAGGTTGCTTAAActttagtttgtcaaaggactgtctcatttcaagcatagacagagagaatcatactatctttgtcttatactagtactagcactcaaaagaaaaggatgagtatatttttttgttcttatttactgacaaatgacaatttggtttgaccaactacaaATGCAGTGTGCAATGCAAGCACTTTATTAACCCATTCTGCGCTAATTACGACACGTCGTTTTGCCTCTACCTGCGTAGCATTATAGCTACATACCGGGAAACCCATGTTAACggctacgaccgtagctcaACAATGAATGTGTTAAGCATTCATTTGGCTTGATGTTAATCGATTTACATTCGTTTTGTTAGGTTTGGTTTAAG
The Cydia strobilella chromosome Z, ilCydStro3.1, whole genome shotgun sequence genome window above contains:
- the LOC134755205 gene encoding pre-mRNA-splicing factor 38B-like, which gives rise to MSETEDQQQKAAKTSKQHNVLPIWGSQETMNLNHLILANIQGSSYFKVHLFKLKTYHEVVDEIYYQVKHLEPWERGSRKTAGQTGMCGGVRGVGAGGIVSTAFCLLYKLYTLRLTRKQVNGLLQHTDSPYIRALGFMYIRYTQPPADLFDWFAEYLDDEEEIDPRAGGGGTTTIGALVRQMLIKLDWFNTLFPRIPVSIQKQMELKLGEHNRNTAPAKPVARAYNPGRAEPDRRDHDDRDRRDYGDDRSKERQREPPKRDDRSREHDRTRDRDRERDRDRDRDRRDRDRERDRRDRDRDRRDRDRHRSRSRDRRYR